The Harpia harpyja isolate bHarHar1 chromosome 13, bHarHar1 primary haplotype, whole genome shotgun sequence genome contains a region encoding:
- the LOC128150314 gene encoding cystatin-like produces the protein MADACRGEEGGSTGQLYRCGTAPRRREKADRGGVFGDASRPAGLKMAAAGRRAAERGVMAGARVCLTLLVAALMFAGAVLAREDRPRLLGAPVDIDNTDNDEGLQRALQFAVTEYNKASNDMYSSRVVRVISAKRQIVSGIKYIMTVEIGRTTCPKPATDLQSCAFHDAPQMAKHTTCDFVVYTIPWQNVIKLLTSNCK, from the exons ATGGCAGACGCCTGCCGAGGTGAGGAGGGGGGGTCCACCGGGCAGCTCTACCGCTGCGGGACGGCTCCGCGCCGGAGGGAGAAGGCGGACCGGGGCGGTGTGTTTGGGGACGCGTCCCGCCCCGCCGGACTTAAAATGGCGGCGGCAGGGAGGAGGGCGGCAGAGCGCGGAGTCATGGCGGGAGCGAGGGTTTGCCTGACGCTGCTGGTCGCGGCACTGATGTTCGCCGGCGCCGTGCTGGCCCGTGAGGACCGCCCGCGGCTTTTGGGAGCCCCGGTGGACATCGATAACACCGACAACGATGAGGGGCTGCAGCGGGCCCTGCAGTTCGCCGTGACGGAGTACAACAAGGCCAGCAACGATATGTACTCCAGCCGGGTGGTGCGGGTCATCAGCGCCAAGAGGCAG ATTGTGTCTGGAATCAAGTACATAATGACAGTTGAGATTGGCCGGACAACTTGCCCAAAGCCGGCAACTGATCTCCAGAGCTGTGCTTTCCATGATGCGCCGCAGATGGCTAAG caTACCACCTGTGACTTTGTAGTGTACACCATTCCTTGGCAAAATGTAATTAAACTACTGACCAGTAACTGCAAGTAA